A stretch of the Papaver somniferum cultivar HN1 chromosome 6, ASM357369v1, whole genome shotgun sequence genome encodes the following:
- the LOC113285407 gene encoding alcohol-forming fatty acyl-CoA reductase-like, which yields MELISVVESLEHQTILVTGATGFLAKLFVEKLLRVQPNLKQLYLLIRAPNSAAAAQRLDNEVSGEVFRVLRTKHGGTYNTFISEKVTPVAGDISLENLGINDSNMINKIRKEVDVVANFAGVTKFDERYDVAIRTNTMGARHVSEFSKKCEKLKLLLHVSTAYVCGEKSGLILENPIRMGEPLNGTKSPELLDIEVEMTLMSGRLNELKANQASQKEEMIAMKEFGLERARLFGWQNSYVFTKAMGEMIISKSKGHDHKIVILRPAIVTSTLKDPFPGWIEGVRTIDGFFLAFGKGKSRCIAGNSQIIVDVIPADLVVNAAIVAMVGHAHQPSDGDDRPFIYHSASSAKAPLHGIKLIDYGYNYFSKNPMLSPPSKGESFGKPIRISSPIIFPTMTSFLIFFYVTCVFPVKVMLLLNTVFGNYFHDICSIAERKINLLLRMIELYKPYATFKGIFDDSNTERLRMEVRLDEAEANMLYFDPKCINWEDYFMNVHIPGLVKYVFK from the exons ATGGAATTGAtttcggttgttgaatctttggaGCACCAAACCATCCTAGTTACTGGCGCAACTGGTTTTCTTGCTAAGC TTTTTGTGGAGAAATTGCTCAGGGTACAGCCTAATCTGAAGCAACTTTATCTTCTTATAAGAGCTCCCAACTCTGCGGCTGCTGCTCAGCGTCTCGATAACGAG GTGTCCGGCGAGGTGTTCAGGGTTTTGAGAACAAAACATGGTGGCACATACAACACTTTTATTTCTGAGAAGGTGACACCAGTTGCCGGTGATATTTCTCTTGAAAACTTGGGAATTAACGACTCGAATATGATCAATAAGATAAGGAAAGAAGTTGATGTTGTCGCTAATTTTGCCGGAgttacaaaatttgatgaaag ATATGATGTCGCAATCCGTACTAATACTATGGGAGCTAGGCATGTTTCGGAATTCTCCAAGAAATGTGAAAAGCTGAAGTTGCTTCTTCACGTATCAACAG CGTACGTGTGTGGTGAGAAGTCAGGATTGATATTAGAGAATCCTATAAGAATGGGCGAACCGCTGAATGGGACAAAGTCACCTGAGTTATTAGACATTGAAGTAGAGATGACGCTTATGTCAGGAAGACTGAATGAACTCAAAGCTAACCAAGCTTCCCAGAAAGAAGAAATGATTGCCATGAAGGAGTTTGGCCTTGAAAG GGCGAGATTATTTGGATGGCAAAATTCTTATGTGTTTACAAAGGCAATGGGAGAGATGATAATTAGTAAATCTAAAGGACATGATCATAAAATTGTTATATTAAGACCCGCTATTGTTACTAGTACTCTCAAAGACCCATTTCCTGGTTGGATCGAAGGCGTTAG GACCATTGACGGTTTCTTCCTTGCTTTTGGTAAAGGGAAGAGTAGATGCATTGCAGGGAATTCTCAGATCATCGTAGATGTG ATTCCAGCAGACTTGGTGGTGAATGCGGCAATAGTTGCAATGGTTGGTCATGCACACCAGCCATCAGATGGTGATGATAGGCCGTTCATATACCACTCGGCTTCGTCTGCTAAAGCGCCATTGCATGGGATTAAGTTGATAGATTATGGTTACAATTATTTCTCTAAGAATCCAATGCTATCACCACCGTCGAAGGGGGAAAGTTTTGGAAAACCTATCAGGATCTCTTCTCCTATAATTTTCCCCACCATGACGAGCTTCTTAATATTCTTCTACGTTACTTGTGTATTTCCTGTCAAG GTTATGTTGCTCTTGAATACAGTATTTGGCAATTATTTCCATGATATATGTAGCATTGCGGAACGGAAGATTAATCTCCTTTTACGAATGATTGAACTTTATAAACCATACGCTACCTTTAAAGGAAT CTTTGATGACTCGAATACGGAGAGGCTAAGAATGGAGGTTAGATTGGATGAAGCAGAGGCAAATATGTTATACTTTGATCCCAAATGCATCAACTGGGAGGATTACTTCATGAATGTTCATATTCCGGGTCTTGTAAAATATGTTTTTAAGTGA